Proteins from a genomic interval of Kitasatospora herbaricolor:
- a CDS encoding RNA polymerase sigma factor produces MSAAGGPAAPAGARTGGRPTDGAADLSAALIAAQGGDEEAFRQLFRAVQPGLLRYLRVLVGSRPGDTQDAEDIASETWLQIARDLHTFSGDTDGFRGWAATVARNRALDHLRSRRRRPTADLPLEYLAELASGDDTAGAALATVGTSDALALISRLPRDQAEAVLLRVVMQLDAESAARVLGKRAGTVRMAAHRGLRGLAKLLERTGAPEAGIPHRGAPQKKSPQGVTEPRTATLKDLR; encoded by the coding sequence GTGAGCGCCGCGGGAGGTCCCGCCGCCCCGGCCGGGGCGAGAACCGGCGGCCGCCCGACGGACGGCGCGGCCGACCTCTCGGCCGCCCTGATCGCCGCGCAGGGCGGCGACGAGGAGGCGTTCCGGCAGCTGTTCCGCGCGGTGCAGCCCGGTCTGCTGCGCTACCTGCGGGTGCTGGTCGGCAGCCGGCCGGGCGACACCCAGGACGCCGAGGACATCGCCTCCGAGACCTGGCTGCAGATCGCCCGCGACCTGCACACCTTCTCGGGGGACACCGACGGGTTCCGCGGCTGGGCCGCCACCGTCGCCCGCAACCGCGCCCTGGACCACCTGCGCAGCAGACGCCGGCGCCCCACCGCGGACCTGCCGCTGGAGTACCTGGCCGAACTGGCCTCCGGCGACGACACCGCGGGCGCCGCCCTCGCCACCGTCGGCACCTCCGACGCGCTCGCGCTGATCTCCCGGCTGCCGCGCGACCAGGCCGAGGCCGTCCTGCTGCGGGTCGTCATGCAGCTGGACGCCGAGAGCGCCGCCCGGGTGCTCGGCAAGCGGGCCGGGACCGTGCGGATGGCCGCCCACCGGGGGCTGCGCGGGCTCGCCAAGCTGCTGGAGCGCACCGGTGCGCCCGAGGCAGGGATCCCGCACCGGGGGGCTCCGCAGAAAAAATCTCCGCAGGGTGTGACAGAACCCAGGACCGCGACGCTGAAGGACTTGAGATGA
- a CDS encoding VC0807 family protein, with the protein MSQILTSTGTGTGTATAPRAATATASTRSAYAPLAIDVLAPLGGYFLLHSALGLSQVAALGLASVIPAARTVLGLLRERRLNTWAALMLTVNLLGLVLAGVTGDARLMIAKDGLLSGAVGLAVLASSAAGRPLMSGVLMPFLTKGDRLRTAAWERLADGRAAGSRAFRRQERAFSAIWGLALSGECAARVTGAFTLPVSTMAWLSTVFLVAAMMVAAVLGRAAADPMEKLVRAEAAALPAPAAA; encoded by the coding sequence ATGAGCCAGATCCTGACCAGCACCGGCACCGGCACCGGCACCGCGACCGCCCCCCGCGCCGCGACCGCGACCGCGAGCACCCGCTCGGCCTACGCACCCCTGGCGATCGACGTGCTGGCCCCGCTCGGCGGCTACTTCCTGCTGCACTCCGCGCTGGGTCTCAGCCAGGTCGCGGCCCTCGGCCTGGCCAGCGTGATCCCCGCCGCCCGGACGGTCCTCGGTCTGCTGCGCGAACGCCGGCTCAACACCTGGGCCGCCCTGATGCTCACGGTGAACCTGCTCGGCCTGGTGCTGGCGGGCGTCACCGGCGACGCCCGCCTGATGATCGCCAAGGACGGCCTGCTCAGCGGGGCCGTCGGCCTGGCGGTGCTGGCCTCGTCGGCCGCCGGGCGGCCGCTGATGTCCGGCGTGCTGATGCCCTTCCTGACCAAGGGCGACCGGCTCCGCACGGCCGCCTGGGAGCGGCTCGCCGACGGCCGGGCGGCCGGCTCGCGGGCCTTCCGCCGGCAGGAGCGCGCCTTCTCCGCGATCTGGGGCCTGGCCCTGTCCGGCGAGTGCGCGGCCCGGGTGACCGGCGCCTTCACCCTGCCGGTGAGCACCATGGCCTGGCTGTCGACGGTCTTCCTGGTGGCCGCGATGATGGTCGCCGCCGTGCTCGGCCGGGCCGCCGCCGACCCGATGGAGAAGCTCGTCCGGGCCGAGGCCGCCGCCCTCCCCGCGCCCGCCGCCGCCTGA
- a CDS encoding tyrosine-protein phosphatase has product MTDTGAQAERRTLTWDGCLNVRDLGGLPTTAGGRTRHRAVVRADNLDRLTAEGWEALRAHGVRTVIDLRNADEYKPLLPLPADLDLVRIPLDELAGASWWQRWGELDGTPLALRPYLDECPGAIAEIVAAVARARPGGVVVHCGAGRDRTGLATLLLLTLAGVEPAAIVADYLLSGPNLRPLWAMLGRPDEEALIAAALERAGTTADDALLAALDGFDPQARLLAAGLGPADLAAARARLLEAPAAMIHP; this is encoded by the coding sequence ATGACAGACACCGGCGCACAGGCCGAGAGGCGCACCCTGACCTGGGACGGATGCCTCAACGTACGGGATCTGGGCGGCCTGCCGACCACCGCCGGGGGCCGCACCCGCCACCGCGCCGTCGTCCGGGCCGACAACCTCGACCGGCTCACCGCCGAGGGCTGGGAGGCCCTGCGCGCCCACGGCGTCCGCACCGTGATCGACCTGCGCAACGCCGACGAGTACAAGCCGCTGCTGCCGCTGCCCGCCGACCTCGACCTGGTCCGGATACCGCTCGACGAACTGGCCGGCGCCTCCTGGTGGCAGCGCTGGGGCGAACTCGACGGCACCCCGCTCGCGCTGCGCCCCTACCTCGACGAGTGCCCCGGCGCGATCGCCGAGATCGTCGCGGCCGTCGCCCGGGCCCGGCCCGGCGGGGTGGTCGTGCACTGCGGGGCGGGCCGTGACCGCACCGGCCTGGCCACCCTGCTGCTGCTCACCCTGGCGGGCGTCGAGCCCGCCGCGATCGTCGCCGACTACCTGCTCAGCGGCCCCAACCTGCGCCCTCTCTGGGCCATGCTCGGACGCCCCGACGAGGAAGCGCTGATCGCCGCCGCCCTGGAACGGGCCGGCACCACCGCCGACGACGCCCTGCTCGCCGCCCTGGACGGCTTCGACCCGCAGGCCCGGCTGCTCGCCGCCGGACTCGGCCCCGCCGACCTGGCCGCCGCCCGCGCCCGGCTGCTCGAAGCGCCGGCTGCGATGATCCACCCGTGA
- a CDS encoding GNAT family N-acetyltransferase: MIFRDAVRQDLPAIIALLTDEERVTDPAGVRVDEAYSRAFEAVDGDARNEMLVLDEGDGTVLGYLQLTYIPGLGRHGEERALLEGVRVRADRRGDGLGRRLIGEAVERARRRGCTLVQLTSDKRRAGAHAFYASLGFARSHDGFKLNL; the protein is encoded by the coding sequence GTGATCTTCCGTGACGCCGTCCGCCAGGACCTCCCCGCCATCATCGCCCTGCTCACCGACGAGGAGCGGGTCACCGACCCCGCCGGCGTCCGGGTGGACGAGGCGTACAGCCGGGCCTTCGAGGCGGTGGACGGCGACGCCCGCAACGAGATGCTCGTCCTGGACGAGGGCGACGGCACCGTCCTGGGGTACCTGCAGCTCACCTACATCCCCGGCCTCGGCCGGCACGGCGAGGAGCGGGCCCTGCTGGAGGGCGTCCGGGTCCGGGCCGACCGGCGCGGCGACGGGCTGGGCCGCCGGCTGATCGGCGAGGCCGTCGAGCGGGCCCGGCGGCGCGGCTGCACGCTCGTCCAGCTGACCAGCGACAAACGCCGCGCCGGGGCCCACGCCTTCTACGCCTCGCTCGGCTTCGCCCGTAGCCACGACGGGTTCAAGCTGAACCTCTGA
- a CDS encoding NUDIX domain-containing protein, whose product MSDGPLKSREEWLASLPRAYAAAGCLLRDEEGRVLIVKAGYRQHWQFPGGTIDLGEGPDACAARELEEETGIVREAGDLLVVAWTHPSAELAHPAIHFLFDLGSIAGDTPVTLPAGELDSYRWAPVEEALQLLGPARSLRLAAGLEARADGRVRMVTSPVSGF is encoded by the coding sequence ATGTCGGACGGCCCGCTGAAGTCCCGTGAGGAATGGCTCGCTTCGCTGCCGCGCGCGTACGCGGCCGCCGGATGCCTGCTCCGGGACGAGGAGGGGCGGGTGCTGATCGTCAAGGCCGGCTACCGCCAGCACTGGCAGTTCCCGGGCGGCACCATCGACCTCGGCGAGGGCCCGGACGCCTGCGCAGCAAGGGAGTTGGAGGAGGAGACCGGGATCGTCCGGGAGGCCGGCGACCTGCTGGTGGTGGCCTGGACGCACCCGTCCGCCGAGCTGGCGCACCCCGCGATCCACTTCCTCTTCGACCTCGGCAGCATCGCGGGCGACACCCCGGTGACCCTCCCGGCCGGGGAGCTGGACAGCTACCGCTGGGCCCCGGTCGAGGAGGCGCTCCAACTGCTCGGCCCGGCGCGCTCGTTGCGACTGGCGGCCGGGCTGGAGGCGCGTGCGGACGGGCGGGTGCGGATGGTCACCAGCCCGGTCTCCGGCTTCTGA
- a CDS encoding serine hydrolase domain-containing protein, whose amino-acid sequence MNSSAHRTRWTTLAAAATLVAAVAAGAGTPALAAGPAATGPSAATAPPARPDRGALARTIADLPDEGITGALVRAGGRGGQWSGTAGDGVDPDGRFRIGSISKVFTATVVLQLAAERRLALDAPVQRYLPGLLPADRPAVTVGQLLDHTSGLPGGSGLTSGDGSAGWFADHRTDSWTPSEVVTAALAGPMSFAPGSAQQYNGINTFVAGMVVEKVTGRTFAQEVQTRIARPLGLRDTYLPAAGDTSLPGPSAHGYLTVPGPGGAGGPGVRVDVTEQSPWPWAEGGMISSAPDLERFMTALFRGRLLPPAQQAELFTVPDVPNVRNKNCEIGPTAGRACFSMGLMSVTLPDGTVVWGKTGSRPGYTGGLFATRDLSRHVVYSFNPTGLNGEEFPHVWAVVTTAFGSGQAY is encoded by the coding sequence GTGAACTCGTCCGCGCACCGCACCCGTTGGACCACCCTGGCGGCCGCCGCCACCCTGGTCGCCGCCGTCGCGGCCGGCGCCGGGACGCCCGCGCTCGCGGCCGGGCCCGCCGCCACCGGCCCGTCCGCCGCCACCGCCCCGCCGGCCCGGCCGGACCGGGGCGCGCTCGCCCGGACCATCGCCGACCTCCCCGACGAGGGGATCACCGGCGCGCTCGTCCGGGCCGGCGGCCGCGGCGGGCAGTGGTCCGGCACGGCGGGCGACGGGGTGGATCCGGACGGCCGGTTCCGGATCGGCAGCATCTCGAAGGTCTTCACCGCCACCGTGGTCCTGCAACTCGCGGCCGAGCGCCGGCTCGCCTTGGACGCGCCCGTCCAGCGCTACCTCCCGGGCCTGCTGCCCGCGGACCGTCCGGCCGTCACCGTCGGCCAACTGCTCGACCACACCAGCGGACTGCCCGGCGGCTCCGGCCTCACCTCGGGCGACGGCAGCGCCGGCTGGTTCGCCGACCACCGCACCGACTCCTGGACGCCGTCCGAGGTGGTCACCGCCGCGCTCGCCGGCCCGATGAGCTTCGCGCCCGGCAGCGCCCAGCAGTACAACGGGATCAACACCTTCGTCGCCGGGATGGTCGTCGAGAAGGTGACCGGCCGTACCTTCGCCCAGGAGGTGCAGACCCGGATCGCCCGGCCGCTGGGCCTGCGCGACACCTACCTGCCCGCCGCCGGCGACACCTCGCTGCCCGGCCCCTCGGCGCACGGCTACCTGACGGTGCCCGGCCCCGGCGGGGCGGGCGGCCCGGGGGTCCGGGTGGACGTCACCGAGCAGAGCCCCTGGCCGTGGGCCGAGGGCGGCATGATCTCCTCCGCCCCGGACCTGGAGCGGTTCATGACCGCGCTCTTCCGCGGCCGGCTGCTGCCGCCCGCCCAGCAGGCCGAGCTGTTCACGGTGCCCGACGTTCCCAACGTCCGGAACAAGAACTGCGAGATCGGCCCGACCGCCGGACGGGCGTGCTTCAGCATGGGCCTGATGAGCGTCACGCTGCCCGACGGCACGGTCGTCTGGGGCAAGACCGGCAGCCGTCCGGGCTACACCGGCGGCCTGTTCGCCACCCGTGACCTGAGCCGCCACGTCGTCTACTCGTTCAACCCGACCGGCCTGAACGGCGAGGAGTTCCCGCACGTGTGGGCCGTGGTGACGACGGCCTTCGGCTCGGGGCAGGCCTACTGA
- a CDS encoding UBP-type zinc finger domain-containing protein codes for MSACEDLAAAPADIAPSPPTDGCADCLAAGSRDWVHLRLCLDCGHIGCCDNSPQRHASAHFHNSSHPVIRSYEPGEEWRWCYVHEAMG; via the coding sequence ATGAGCGCGTGCGAAGACCTTGCGGCGGCCCCGGCGGACATCGCGCCGTCGCCCCCGACCGACGGATGCGCCGACTGCCTCGCCGCGGGCAGCCGGGACTGGGTGCACCTGCGGCTCTGCCTGGACTGCGGGCACATCGGCTGCTGCGACAACTCGCCGCAGCGGCACGCCAGCGCCCACTTCCACAACAGCTCCCACCCGGTGATCCGCTCGTACGAGCCGGGCGAGGAATGGCGCTGGTGCTACGTCCACGAGGCGATGGGCTGA
- a CDS encoding helix-turn-helix transcriptional regulator: MENTVGEFLRSRRARIQPEEVGLPSHGRRRVQGLRREEVAQLAGVSVDYYIRLEQGRGTSASDAVLDAVGRVLRLDEVEQAHLRDLLRPARAAGRAVRGRQQVREGVRLLLEMMDAVPAFVLGRRMDVLAWNGLADSLLGFSGQPPEECNTARHVFLDPGARDCYPQWEAVAAETVAYLRLDAGRYPQDRRLSALVGELSVRSQEFRRLWADHQVREKTHGSKLIRHPLTGTLSFGYETLAIAGAADQLLITYTTPAGSPTAQKLAALASWTADGPAGSAPRGRAAAAEEGAGPPG; encoded by the coding sequence ATGGAGAACACGGTGGGGGAGTTCCTGCGGTCCAGGCGGGCCCGGATCCAGCCCGAGGAGGTCGGTCTCCCCTCGCACGGGCGCCGGCGCGTCCAGGGTCTGCGGCGCGAGGAGGTCGCGCAGCTGGCCGGGGTGAGCGTGGACTACTACATCCGCCTGGAGCAGGGCCGCGGCACCTCCGCCTCCGACGCGGTGCTGGACGCGGTGGGCCGGGTGCTGCGCCTGGACGAGGTGGAGCAGGCCCACCTGCGCGACCTGCTCCGCCCCGCCCGGGCGGCGGGCCGTGCCGTCCGGGGCCGCCAGCAGGTCAGGGAGGGCGTCCGGCTGCTGCTGGAGATGATGGACGCGGTGCCCGCCTTCGTGCTCGGCCGCCGGATGGACGTGCTGGCCTGGAACGGGCTCGCCGACTCGCTGCTCGGCTTCAGCGGCCAGCCCCCGGAGGAGTGCAACACCGCCAGGCACGTCTTCCTCGACCCGGGCGCGCGGGACTGCTACCCGCAGTGGGAAGCGGTCGCCGCCGAGACCGTCGCCTACCTCCGGCTGGACGCCGGCCGCTACCCGCAGGACCGCCGCCTCAGCGCGCTGGTCGGCGAACTCTCCGTCCGCAGCCAGGAGTTCCGCCGGCTCTGGGCCGACCACCAGGTCAGGGAGAAGACCCACGGCAGCAAGCTGATCCGGCATCCGCTGACGGGGACGCTCAGCTTCGGGTACGAGACGCTCGCGATCGCGGGCGCCGCCGACCAGCTGCTGATCACCTACACCACCCCGGCGGGCTCCCCGACGGCGCAGAAGCTGGCGGCGCTGGCGAGCTGGACGGCGGACGGCCCGGCGGGATCCGCGCCGCGCGGGCGGGCCGCGGCGGCGGAGGAGGGCGCGGGGCCGCCCGGCTGA